The sequence below is a genomic window from Acidimicrobiales bacterium.
GAACCAGCTGGGCGTGAGCCGCGTGCCGGTACGCGAGGCGCTGAAGCTCCTTGAGGGCGAGGGGCTGATCCGCACCGAGCCCCATCGCGGCACGTACGTCGTCGAGGTCTCGCCCGAGGAGCTGCTCCAGATCGTGCAGCTGCGGGGCATCATCGAGACGGACGCGCTCGCGGTGTCATTGCCGGCGATCGGCGACGACGAGCTGGGGACGATGGAAGCCTGCCTGGCGACGATGGACGCGGCCGCGGAGGTCGGCGACTCGCGCAGCCTCGGGCTCGCGAACCGGCGGTTTCACCTGGCGATCGTCGAACCGTCGGGTTGGGACCGCTACATCCGGCTGCTCAACCAGCTGTGGGACAACTCCGAGCCGTACTGGTCCTACACGAGCTCGGACCCCGAGGTGCACGCGCGCCGGAAGGCCGAGCACACTGCGATCCTTGCGGCGGTGCGCGCCCGCGACCTCGCCCTCGTCGCGGAGCTTCTCGACGCGCACCGCATGGATGCGATCGAAACCACCATGGAGAGGCTCACCTCGCGCTGACCCGGCCGGCTGATTTCGGCCGGATCGCAGTGCGTTGACATTTAATACCGTAAACCGTATCCTGTATTCAGTCGGGTTTACGACGGGGGACGACCGCGTCACTGCTGCTCTGGCGCGCGGTCAGAAATGGGGGAAAACGGTGCGTAAAAAGGCGATGTCTGTGCTGGCAGCGTGCTTGGCCTTCGGGGGGGTGGTCGGCACCTCGGTGACGGCGGCCGCGTCGAGCCAGCCGCGTTTCAGTGGGTCACCGGTGGTCATTCCGTTGCTCAGCCCCTTCTCCGGGGGCTCCGCGTTCATCGGGCAGTTGGGCTACGCGATCGCCGTGCC
It includes:
- a CDS encoding GntR family transcriptional regulator, with product MTQFVRPITAHEAILGELRRLIVSRELPPGSKIIQEQLANQLGVSRVPVREALKLLEGEGLIRTEPHRGTYVVEVSPEELLQIVQLRGIIETDALAVSLPAIGDDELGTMEACLATMDAAAEVGDSRSLGLANRRFHLAIVEPSGWDRYIRLLNQLWDNSEPYWSYTSSDPEVHARRKAEHTAILAAVRARDLALVAELLDAHRMDAIETTMERLTSR